Part of the Natronincola ferrireducens genome, CATTTGAAAAGGCATTGGACCCATCAACATATAGAGTTATAGTAAAGTGCAATGAGTAATAAACTTCAAAACAGTTAGAGGATTTGTTAAGGTTGAATCACTATATTTTATGAAAATATGCTCAGTAACTAATATATATCAAGATTATGAGCTATAACATGGCAAAAGCATGAATAAAAGTTTTCCATAGTAGTAATATACGAGCCAACTCAACAAAGTAAATTTAAACATAATATTATAGGCAGAGAATATATTCATGCTTTTATCGTGTGAGCTATAAGGTGTAATCTTGCACTTGCAATTGTTTTATGAGATAATTGGTGCATAAAATATTAATAAAATGGAGTGATATCAACAGATGATTAATGATAATGTTTTAGAAAATCCACGACTAGATTATATAAGAATAGCAAATTATTACTATAAGGCTGGCCTTACTCAAGAAGAAATTGCTAAAAACATGAATATGTCTCGTCAGCGTGTCAATAGAATGCTAAGTAAATGTCTTGAACTTGGTATTGTTAAGATAAGTATTGAAGGTGTTGACGACACATATTTAGGTTTAGAAACCGAACTTGAAAAAAAGTATAACCTGAAAGCAGTGCGTATCTCAGGTAATGTATCAGAAGAAAATGTATATGAAGAAATAGGCAAGGTCGGTGCTCAGTATTTAACAGGACTTATAGGTAAGGGAGATGTTATTGGATTTTCCAGAGGAAGAAGCATATCTGCCTTAGTAGAACATATGCCTGTTAATGAAATTAGTAATATTACTGTTACTCAACTTATGGGTGGTTGGAACAATCAACAAACAAAAATAGAAGTTGATGATATTGTTCGGCGTTTTAGCGAAAAAATAAACGCTACACCTATCGCACTTTATGCACCTGTAGTAGTAAATAATCCTGAATTTCGCAAAGCCATTATGAATGAACCTTTTTTTTGTGAGGCATACCGTGTAATTAAATCCTGCTCTATCGCTGTAGTAGGTATTGGGGATGCAACATATAAGGATAATTCATCTGATATCAAAGGTAAGTACTATGAGTATTATGAGTGCTGTGCTAATAAAAATGCAGTAGGTGAAATATGTGCACGCTTTTTTGATATTAATGGACAACCAGTAAAAACATCGCTTGATGAGCATGTGATTACTGTAGAACTAAAGGATTTTCTTAAAATACCTATGCGTATTGGTGTTGCAGGCTTACAATCTAAAACATCTGCAATTCTTGGTGCCTTAAGAGGTGGATATATCAATTCATTAATCACTGATTTTGATACTGCTCAAATATTATTAAATCAAAAAGATAAATAGCAAAATCACATTGTACTAATTACCTCCTTTATTAATATAGTTACAGCATGTTTAAAGTAGAAGTGATATATATTAGCAAACAAATAAAAGGAGGGGTTTTCATGTCAAATAGTAACATTAATAATCAACAAGGTTCTCTTAGTTTAGTTGCCTGTATTACTATCCTTGTAGGTGGAATGATTGGTAGTGCAATATTTTCTCTTTCAGGAATGACAATATACTATGCAGGACCTGCAGCGATTATTACTTGGATAATGGCAGCGATAGTTTTGCTTATGTATGGTCTACAGGTTGCTGAGCTTTCCACTATTTTCCCAAAATCAGGTGGTGTATTTGTATTTCCATCAAAATCTCTTGGTAAAACAGAAAAACAAGGTAAAATTTGGGGTTGGATTTCTGTTTGGGGGTATATCAATGCCAATATAGTTGGTACAGCTTTTGCAGCTATATACGTAGCCACGTACCTAAGTGTTGCTTTTCCAATATTTGAAGGTAAACAAGTTTTTTTAGCAGTTCTCTCTTGTCTGATTTGTTGCATCCTTAACATACTTAAATTTAGCGTTACAGGTAAGGCTAATACGTTTTTAGTTTCTTTACTAGTAGCTACTATGTTGGTTTTTATAGCTGTCGGTTTATTTGGAGGAAATTGGGATACTTCTTTAATTACTCCTTTTTTTACACAAGGTGTGAAGGGTGGTACGGGTTTCATTAGTGCTATTCCAAATGCTATGTTGGCCTATGGTTCTATAGTTGCTATTGCATTTATGGTTTCTGAAGTTAAAAACCCTAATGTAAACGTTCCTAAATCAGTTTTGATAGCTATGGGAATTGTAGTTTCTTTATATTCTTTGATTATTATTACAACAGTTGGTCTTGTTACAGCTGATTTTCTACATGAAAATCCTGGTATGAGGTTTATTCCTCTTTATGCAGCTGCATTTACTAAATTATCAGCGTTTCCATGGCTTCCTAAAATAATATCTATTTCTGCTGTTCTAGCCCTCCTTACAACAATGCTTGTTCTAATTGCACTTACATCAAGAGCTATTGCAGCTGCAGCAGAAGGAGGCATGCTTCCTAAAGGACTTGCTAAGTTAAATCCAAAAACTGGTGTACCTCTTACAGCTACTATTGTTGTCGGTATTGCAAGTATTGTTATATCATGTTTTCCTCAATTTACAGCTGAAATAGTTAACCTAGGTTCAGTGTTTGCTGCCGTTACTATTTCTATTAACTGTAT contains:
- a CDS encoding sugar-binding transcriptional regulator, translating into MINDNVLENPRLDYIRIANYYYKAGLTQEEIAKNMNMSRQRVNRMLSKCLELGIVKISIEGVDDTYLGLETELEKKYNLKAVRISGNVSEENVYEEIGKVGAQYLTGLIGKGDVIGFSRGRSISALVEHMPVNEISNITVTQLMGGWNNQQTKIEVDDIVRRFSEKINATPIALYAPVVVNNPEFRKAIMNEPFFCEAYRVIKSCSIAVVGIGDATYKDNSSDIKGKYYEYYECCANKNAVGEICARFFDINGQPVKTSLDEHVITVELKDFLKIPMRIGVAGLQSKTSAILGALRGGYINSLITDFDTAQILLNQKDK
- a CDS encoding APC family permease, producing MSNSNINNQQGSLSLVACITILVGGMIGSAIFSLSGMTIYYAGPAAIITWIMAAIVLLMYGLQVAELSTIFPKSGGVFVFPSKSLGKTEKQGKIWGWISVWGYINANIVGTAFAAIYVATYLSVAFPIFEGKQVFLAVLSCLICCILNILKFSVTGKANTFLVSLLVATMLVFIAVGLFGGNWDTSLITPFFTQGVKGGTGFISAIPNAMLAYGSIVAIAFMVSEVKNPNVNVPKSVLIAMGIVVSLYSLIIITTVGLVTADFLHENPGMRFIPLYAAAFTKLSAFPWLPKIISISAVLALLTTMLVLIALTSRAIAAAAEGGMLPKGLAKLNPKTGVPLTATIVVGIASIVISCFPQFTAEIVNLGSVFAAVTISINCISLLVARKKNPYVQGNYRAPGGSILPIVTLIIIVSSYIPGIISGASLWYYTAIWYSVGAVILMSALSRMKESEKKGSNVNS